One segment of Ziziphus jujuba cultivar Dongzao chromosome 12, ASM3175591v1 DNA contains the following:
- the LOC107429008 gene encoding probable calcium-binding protein CML45: protein MFPNLQLHHQLGYPDHFPMEEKESNTISTISHALPLLLRLLLGEIILNNLLSSVKLFVRPPLKFVSTRWKVWTERLKKIGFSLGQPINNQHQSSFGTERVYDGKLSKEEVQMVMGRLGIFYIAQGDDSQERVGAEELTELFAEEEPNLEEVKEAFDVFDENKDGFIEAEELQSVLCRLGLSEYSGISKCSKMIKTVDKNEDGMIDFNEFVKLLENC, encoded by the coding sequence ATGTTCCCTAACCTCCAGTTACATCACCAGCTAGGATACCCAGATCATTTTCCCATGGAAGAAAAAGAGAGCAATACAATCAGTACTATCTCTCATGCACTCCCTTTACTCCTTAGGCTTCTTTTAGGGGAAATCATTCTTAATAATCTTCTCTCGAGCGTCAAGCTCTTTGTCCGACCGCCATTGAAGTTCGTCTCCACTAGATGGAAAGTTTGGACAGAGAGGCTAAAGAAAATTGGATTTAGTTTAGGACAACCGATAAATAACCAACATCAGTCCAGCTTCGGTACCGAAAGAGTATATGATGGAAAACTAAGCAAAGAAGAAGTACAGATGGTGATGGGAAGGCTAGGGATCTTTTATATAGCACAAGGAGATGATAGTCAAGAAAGAGTTGGTGCAGAAGAGCTCACAGAGCTGTTTGCGGAAGAGGAGCCCAACTTGGAGGAGGTGAAGGAAGCTTTCGATGTATTTGATGAGAACAAAGATGGGTTTATAGAGGCAGAAGAATTGCAAAGTGTTTTATGCAGATTGGGTCTGTCCGAATATTCAGGAATAAGCAAGTGCAGTAAGATGATTAAGACAGTGGACAAGAATGAAGATGGGATGATTGACTTCAATGAGTTTGTCAAGCTTTTGGAGAACTGCTAG